From the genome of Clostridium sp. BNL1100, one region includes:
- a CDS encoding exodeoxyribonuclease III has product MTKLVSWNVNGLRACIGKGFWDFFKEVDADIFCVQETKLQEGQIELELEGYEHYWNYAVKKGYSGTAIFTKIKPVSSSCGIGIEEHDNEGRVITLEFEEYFLVNVYTPNSKRELERLEYRMKWEDDFRVYLKQLEQTKPVIICGDMNVAHQEIDIKNPRSNKRSAGFTMEEREKFSELLEQGFVDTFRTLYPDKTGAYTWWSYMFKAREKNVGWRIDYFCISEALKDRIEAAEIYCDIMGSDHCPVGLTIKCE; this is encoded by the coding sequence ATGACAAAGCTGGTTTCATGGAATGTCAATGGGCTTAGGGCGTGTATTGGCAAGGGCTTTTGGGATTTTTTCAAAGAGGTAGATGCGGATATATTCTGCGTTCAGGAAACAAAGCTTCAGGAAGGACAGATTGAACTGGAGCTTGAAGGTTATGAACATTATTGGAATTATGCTGTTAAAAAAGGATACTCTGGTACGGCTATTTTCACAAAAATAAAGCCTGTATCATCTTCCTGCGGCATCGGTATAGAGGAACACGACAATGAAGGAAGGGTTATAACTCTGGAGTTTGAGGAGTACTTTCTTGTAAATGTGTATACACCAAACTCCAAGAGAGAGCTTGAAAGACTGGAATATCGTATGAAGTGGGAAGATGATTTCAGGGTGTACCTGAAGCAGCTGGAGCAGACTAAACCTGTTATAATTTGCGGCGATATGAATGTGGCTCACCAGGAGATCGATATAAAGAATCCGCGTTCAAATAAAAGAAGTGCAGGCTTTACCATGGAGGAAAGAGAAAAATTCTCCGAGCTTCTGGAGCAGGGGTTTGTGGACACTTTCAGAACTCTGTATCCGGATAAAACGGGAGCCTACACATGGTGGTCATATATGTTCAAAGCCAGAGAAAAGAATGTAGGCTGGAGAATAGATTATTTCTGCATATCGGAGGCATTAAAGGATAGAATTGAAGCTGCTGAAATATACTGTGACATTATGGGTTCCGATCATTGTCCTGTAGGATTGACAATTAAGTGTGAATAA
- a CDS encoding NlpC/P60 family protein yields MNRLQEFIGIVRSKLGSGYVFGGQNDKPLTKEALAELVKRFGKSHYYFNSFSAERWLGKEYYDCSGLIVYTLRKMGLIANTADYTAQAIYSQLCKPIESKDLQAGDLCFNKTSSGIVHVGVFMGNGRIIHARGTFYGVVETQVFPSFNTFGRLNFFEDQKPEAIIKPVNAIKKAKVKTTVNEQPFDNTAGIGIINVGSLVHVTGETDNGWYQINLNGKIGFVKVAVLDDYNELAKAIAFLSQNAGIDNVYWYNHAGDVKWLDVCLIKIAKAFGANLN; encoded by the coding sequence ATGAACAGGTTGCAGGAATTTATAGGAATTGTCAGGTCAAAGCTTGGCAGCGGCTATGTTTTTGGAGGACAGAACGATAAGCCTTTGACGAAGGAAGCCTTGGCAGAACTGGTTAAACGGTTTGGGAAATCCCATTACTATTTTAACAGCTTTTCCGCTGAAAGATGGTTGGGAAAAGAATATTATGACTGTTCAGGACTAATTGTTTATACCCTGAGGAAAATGGGGCTTATTGCAAATACCGCTGATTATACTGCACAGGCAATTTATTCTCAGCTATGCAAGCCTATAGAATCAAAGGATTTACAGGCAGGAGATTTATGTTTTAATAAAACGAGTTCGGGTATAGTTCATGTAGGTGTATTTATGGGAAACGGCAGAATTATTCATGCAAGAGGAACTTTTTATGGGGTGGTTGAAACACAGGTTTTTCCATCATTTAATACTTTCGGCAGACTGAACTTCTTCGAAGACCAAAAGCCCGAAGCGATTATTAAACCTGTAAATGCAATTAAAAAGGCAAAAGTTAAAACTACGGTAAATGAACAGCCATTTGATAATACAGCAGGCATAGGAATCATAAATGTGGGGAGCCTTGTACATGTGACAGGGGAAACAGACAACGGATGGTATCAGATAAATTTAAACGGAAAAATCGGTTTTGTAAAGGTGGCTGTACTTGATGACTATAATGAGCTTGCTAAAGCTATTGCTTTTTTGAGCCAAAATGCAGGTATTGACAATGTATACTGGTATAATCATGCTGGAGATGTTAAATGGCTGGATGTCTGCTTAATTAAAATTGCAAAGGCATTCGGGGCAAATCTCAACTAG
- the cysS gene encoding cysteine--tRNA ligase: MKVYNTLSRQKEDFKPIDDKEVRIYSCGPTVYNYAHIGNLRTYVFMDILRRVLEYNGYSLKHVMNITDVGHLVSDEDEGEDKMVKGAREQKKTPWEIAEYYTNIFMKDIKALNIQIPEIVPKATEHIPEMLEFVHGLVDKGYGYETSDGIYFDIQKFDEYGKLSRANLEDQIAGARVEVNEEKHHPADFAIWKKAPKEHIMQWPSEWGMGYPGWHIECSAMGRKYLGDTFDIHTGGVDHIPVHHENEIAQSEALLEKPAVNYWMHGEFMMVNNGKMSKSLGNTYTIDNLKEKGYDPMAFRYMCLNAHYRNKLNFTWDVMQSAQVSYDRFVEGVLSHKDGKEQIDSAVVKELLSDFEDAVNDDLNIPKALGVAWNAIRYGKKSQEIYELLTKMNKIFGFNLEKKKDNTGETEISPEVQKLLEERQEARAQKNWKRSDEIRDELKAMGYAVEDTANGPKLKLL; encoded by the coding sequence ATGAAGGTCTACAATACACTTTCAAGGCAAAAAGAAGATTTCAAGCCTATTGATGATAAAGAGGTACGTATATATTCCTGTGGTCCTACCGTTTATAATTATGCACATATAGGAAACCTCCGCACATATGTATTTATGGATATACTCAGGAGGGTTCTGGAATATAACGGATACAGCCTTAAACATGTTATGAATATTACAGACGTAGGTCATCTTGTTTCAGATGAGGACGAGGGCGAGGACAAAATGGTAAAGGGTGCCCGTGAACAGAAAAAGACGCCCTGGGAAATCGCAGAATACTATACTAACATTTTTATGAAAGATATAAAGGCTCTTAATATACAGATTCCTGAAATAGTACCAAAAGCAACTGAGCATATTCCGGAAATGTTGGAATTTGTTCATGGTCTTGTTGACAAGGGCTATGGATATGAAACCAGCGATGGAATATATTTTGACATACAAAAATTTGACGAATACGGAAAGCTTTCAAGGGCCAACCTTGAAGACCAGATTGCAGGAGCAAGAGTTGAGGTAAATGAGGAAAAGCATCATCCTGCGGACTTTGCTATATGGAAAAAGGCTCCAAAGGAACACATCATGCAGTGGCCAAGCGAATGGGGAATGGGATATCCCGGTTGGCATATTGAGTGTTCTGCAATGGGAAGAAAATATCTTGGAGATACCTTTGATATTCATACAGGCGGAGTTGACCATATACCCGTTCATCATGAAAATGAAATTGCCCAGTCAGAGGCACTTCTTGAAAAACCGGCAGTAAATTACTGGATGCACGGTGAATTTATGATGGTTAACAACGGTAAAATGTCAAAGAGCCTTGGTAATACTTATACCATAGACAATTTAAAGGAAAAGGGTTACGACCCTATGGCATTCAGATATATGTGTCTGAACGCCCACTACAGAAACAAGCTGAACTTTACATGGGATGTTATGCAGTCGGCACAGGTTTCCTATGACAGGTTTGTGGAAGGTGTACTTTCTCACAAGGATGGAAAGGAACAGATTGACAGTGCCGTTGTAAAAGAACTCCTCAGTGATTTTGAAGATGCCGTAAATGATGACCTGAATATTCCAAAGGCTCTGGGAGTGGCTTGGAACGCAATCAGATACGGTAAAAAGTCACAGGAGATATATGAGCTTCTTACTAAAATGAACAAAATATTCGGATTTAATCTGGAGAAAAAGAAGGACAACACAGGTGAAACGGAAATAAGTCCCGAGGTTCAGAAACTACTGGAAGAAAGACAAGAAGCCAGAGCCCAAAAGAACTGGAAACGTTCAGATGAGATAAGAGACGAATTAAAGGCTATGGGGTATGCAGTAGAAGATACTGCAAATGGGCCTAAATTAAAGCTTTTGTAA
- the epsC gene encoding serine O-acetyltransferase EpsC: protein MKKGLMYDAKSIASRDPAAKSTLEVVLLYPGFHALVYHRIAHWFYKKKRFFIARFISQFGRHFTGIEIHPGAKIGSGLFIDHGMGVVIGESAEIGDNCTIYHGVTLGGTGKDKGRKRHPTVGNNVLIGAGAKVLGPFNIGDNSTIGANTFVSFEVEPYSTVVGVKGRTVKKAGKRVDCPSESLDQIHMPDPLSQEICKLANRLQHFENMICNSERVSGGNSQPLNKKNDNNTINK, encoded by the coding sequence ATGAAAAAAGGTCTGATGTATGATGCGAAATCAATAGCGAGTCGTGACCCTGCTGCGAAGAGTACACTGGAGGTCGTTTTACTGTATCCGGGTTTTCATGCTCTTGTATATCATAGGATAGCTCATTGGTTTTATAAAAAGAAAAGGTTTTTTATAGCCAGGTTTATATCGCAGTTTGGCAGACATTTTACAGGTATAGAGATACATCCCGGTGCCAAAATAGGTAGCGGTTTGTTTATAGATCACGGAATGGGTGTTGTTATAGGAGAGTCAGCGGAAATAGGGGATAACTGTACAATTTACCACGGAGTTACCCTTGGAGGAACAGGTAAGGACAAGGGCAGGAAACGTCATCCCACAGTTGGGAATAATGTACTTATTGGGGCAGGAGCAAAGGTGTTAGGGCCCTTCAATATTGGAGATAATTCAACCATAGGAGCAAATACTTTTGTATCCTTTGAGGTTGAGCCATATTCCACAGTGGTAGGGGTAAAAGGGAGAACTGTTAAAAAGGCAGGTAAGAGAGTTGATTGTCCGTCCGAGTCTCTGGATCAGATACACATGCCGGATCCATTGTCACAGGAGATATGTAAACTCGCAAATCGTTTGCAGCATTTTGAAAATATGATATGCAACAGTGAAAGGGTGTCAGGTGGGAATTCTCAGCCCTTGAATAAAAAGAATGATAATAATACAATTAATAAATAG
- a CDS encoding FHA domain-containing protein — MYNPNNKQFVFKDSEGKLWNFYYDTNQGICYSVFSKRFAWSEPRVVQSEAYEQFYVEIDEKDCFHIIYQDKKGNIIYCFMQQNETVKALPVLTSKSHSVFNKHLSLIVANSSVHIFFIIEHNGIYMLSYQTITDGVPVAPKKVDNITILPNPYTVVYDLNDDIYVFYHISDGKNNQIGYKKYSTVNKTWSEYSQITMFSSNSQNPRVVVDRNGIFHICYVRKQDKQFQLVYQQKIPDRNMWTSESILAASGTPISNFSILSVKSSLVIYYLKDDALNSFISNDSGASFTKSPKSTSLSRQHICVRYKSNSLYEHVQSNEIPATFVNGFKLMFTHDSMDWESGLSTDEMRAIITTELKLLKRQVADLKEAQNIIFNNIKAIESNQQNMELSLMKEISKILIGMKPGNPSTEPIEANRSTYVADLPNNIKRTNNPYTQSFTNLPKSREELKRLFSDRVKRKVRLIKNFKGVWKIKRKKDK, encoded by the coding sequence ATGTACAATCCCAACAACAAACAATTTGTATTTAAAGATTCCGAGGGCAAGCTTTGGAATTTTTACTATGATACCAATCAGGGAATATGTTACAGCGTATTTTCTAAAAGATTCGCCTGGTCGGAGCCCAGAGTAGTGCAGTCAGAAGCCTATGAGCAATTCTATGTGGAAATCGATGAAAAGGATTGCTTCCATATCATTTATCAGGATAAGAAAGGTAATATTATTTATTGTTTTATGCAGCAAAATGAAACAGTTAAGGCGTTACCCGTCCTTACCAGTAAATCACACTCTGTATTTAACAAACATTTATCGTTGATTGTTGCAAATAGTTCCGTACATATTTTCTTTATAATTGAACATAACGGAATATATATGCTGTCCTATCAGACAATAACCGATGGTGTTCCTGTTGCACCCAAAAAAGTGGATAATATAACTATACTCCCAAACCCTTACACGGTTGTTTATGACTTGAATGATGATATATATGTCTTTTACCATATATCTGACGGAAAGAATAACCAAATAGGTTACAAGAAGTATTCTACGGTTAATAAAACCTGGAGCGAGTATTCACAAATTACCATGTTTTCCTCCAACAGTCAGAATCCGAGAGTAGTCGTTGACAGAAACGGTATCTTCCATATCTGTTATGTAAGAAAACAGGATAAACAGTTTCAGTTGGTATATCAACAAAAAATACCGGACAGAAACATGTGGACATCTGAAAGCATTCTGGCAGCTTCGGGTACTCCTATTTCCAACTTTTCAATACTATCCGTAAAGAGTAGCCTGGTGATATATTACCTTAAGGATGATGCCCTTAATTCATTTATATCAAATGATTCCGGAGCCAGTTTCACAAAATCCCCTAAAAGCACCTCTCTTTCAAGGCAGCATATTTGTGTCAGATATAAGTCAAATAGCCTATATGAGCATGTCCAGTCCAACGAAATACCAGCCACATTTGTAAACGGCTTTAAGTTAATGTTTACACATGATTCCATGGATTGGGAAAGCGGTCTTAGCACTGATGAAATGAGAGCCATTATAACAACGGAACTTAAATTATTGAAAAGACAGGTAGCAGATTTAAAAGAAGCCCAAAATATTATTTTTAATAATATTAAAGCTATTGAGTCAAATCAACAGAATATGGAGCTCTCTCTTATGAAAGAAATATCTAAAATACTGATAGGCATGAAACCGGGAAACCCGAGTACCGAACCGATAGAGGCAAATAGAAGCACCTACGTAGCAGACCTTCCGAATAATATAAAGCGAACTAACAATCCCTATACCCAATCCTTTACCAATCTCCCAAAATCCCGAGAAGAATTGAAGCGTCTATTTTCAGACAGGGTTAAGAGAAAGGTACGCTTGATTAAAAATTTTAAAGGAGTATGGAAAATAAAAAGAAAAAAAGATAAGTAA
- a CDS encoding DUF3343 domain-containing protein translates to MKCIAILESGNYVYKLNSELEKKGYDFEILSTPCSIAKGGCGLCLKFPEEFLGVIKAEAARINTPVKEVYRVISGFSKNKYERLY, encoded by the coding sequence ATGAAGTGTATTGCAATATTAGAATCTGGAAATTATGTTTACAAGCTGAATTCTGAGCTTGAAAAAAAAGGATATGATTTTGAAATTTTGTCTACTCCGTGCAGCATTGCTAAAGGAGGATGTGGGCTTTGTCTGAAATTTCCAGAAGAATTTCTTGGCGTAATAAAGGCGGAAGCCGCTCGTATCAATACTCCCGTAAAGGAAGTATACAGAGTTATTTCGGGGTTTTCAAAGAATAAGTATGAAAGATTATATTAG
- a CDS encoding DNA glycosylase: MEYKGYTLETADGNLYVKNVKDFNLTHIFDCGQCFRWIRQEDGSYRGIAGGRLVNVSYNNEILCITNSREQDFIDIWYEYFDLGTNYSKIKTILEQDEIMKEAIKTGWGIRLLKQDFWEILISFIISANNMIPRIMKTVDTLSVLKGKCIDPQLNAYSFPDVETLSNMSLEDIQQCKAGFRCKYIHKTSALMAQGILTEENLRGMDTAMARKELMKLPGVGPKVADCILLFSGLKYDVFPIDVWVKRVMEELYLKKESGLKEIQQFASKQFGNLTGYAQQYLFYHARLNKIGMSK; encoded by the coding sequence ATGGAATATAAAGGCTATACACTTGAAACCGCAGATGGAAACCTTTACGTAAAGAATGTTAAGGACTTCAATTTAACGCACATATTCGACTGCGGACAGTGTTTCAGATGGATAAGACAGGAGGACGGAAGCTATAGAGGAATAGCGGGAGGTCGGCTGGTAAATGTAAGCTATAATAACGAGATTCTATGTATAACCAACTCCAGAGAGCAGGATTTTATAGACATTTGGTATGAATATTTTGACCTTGGTACTAATTATTCAAAAATCAAAACTATCCTTGAGCAGGATGAAATAATGAAAGAAGCAATAAAAACAGGCTGGGGTATACGTCTTCTAAAACAGGATTTCTGGGAAATACTAATCTCATTTATAATATCTGCAAATAACATGATACCAAGAATAATGAAAACAGTAGACACTCTTTCTGTTTTAAAAGGCAAGTGTATTGACCCGCAACTGAACGCATACAGCTTTCCGGATGTTGAAACACTTTCAAATATGTCATTGGAGGATATACAGCAGTGTAAGGCAGGATTCAGATGCAAATATATTCACAAGACATCTGCCTTGATGGCACAAGGTATTTTAACAGAAGAAAATTTAAGGGGCATGGACACAGCTATGGCACGTAAGGAGCTAATGAAGCTTCCCGGTGTTGGGCCCAAGGTTGCCGATTGTATATTGCTTTTCAGCGGATTGAAATATGATGTTTTTCCAATTGACGTTTGGGTGAAACGTGTCATGGAGGAACTGTATCTTAAAAAGGAATCAGGTCTCAAAGAAATACAGCAATTTGCCTCAAAGCAGTTCGGAAACCTTACAGGGTACGCCCAACAGTATTTATTTTATCATGCAAGGTTAAATAAAATAGGTATGTCGAAATAA
- a CDS encoding DUF6062 family protein: MKEKIYTIPVSDAFAEDCECPLCVLENKLENECIEYALGPSLMEPDMRQETNEKGFCKDHFEAMFNSQANRLGLALMIDTFMQEKNKKFQNIFEQRVGSLKKDANAGLMKNISNKISSKQTETDKLVQELVGELDKIEHSCSICSKLEHTMDRYIDVIFYLYFREPDFREVFDSKKGFCLKHLKQLLVSTKKYLNTSETAIFTKKLMEMQISNLDRVEKEVDWFTKKFDYRYNDAPWGNSKDAVLRSIQKIRGNCNLKQ; encoded by the coding sequence ATGAAGGAGAAAATATATACAATACCTGTGTCAGATGCTTTTGCAGAGGACTGCGAGTGTCCCCTTTGCGTTTTGGAAAATAAGCTGGAGAATGAGTGTATAGAATATGCTCTTGGACCATCCCTGATGGAACCTGATATGAGACAGGAAACAAATGAAAAAGGGTTTTGCAAAGACCATTTTGAGGCTATGTTCAATAGTCAGGCTAACCGCCTTGGCCTTGCCCTCATGATTGATACTTTTATGCAGGAAAAAAACAAAAAGTTTCAAAACATATTTGAACAACGTGTTGGCTCACTAAAAAAGGATGCTAATGCTGGGCTTATGAAGAATATATCAAATAAAATTTCATCAAAGCAGACGGAAACGGACAAGTTGGTGCAGGAGCTTGTAGGCGAGCTTGATAAGATAGAACACAGCTGTTCAATATGCAGTAAGCTTGAACACACAATGGACAGATATATAGATGTTATTTTTTATTTGTATTTCCGGGAGCCTGATTTCAGGGAAGTCTTTGATTCTAAAAAAGGTTTTTGTCTGAAACACCTTAAACAATTGCTTGTATCAACAAAGAAATATCTTAATACAAGCGAGACAGCTATATTTACTAAAAAGCTCATGGAAATGCAAATCTCCAACCTCGATAGAGTAGAAAAGGAAGTTGATTGGTTTACAAAGAAATTTGACTACAGGTATAACGACGCACCTTGGGGAAACTCAAAGGATGCTGTTTTAAGAAGCATTCAAAAAATAAGAGGAAATTGCAATTTAAAACAGTAA
- the metA gene encoding homoserine O-succinyltransferase, with protein MPIRIPDNLPAVETLNSENIFVMSEDRAYHQDIRPLKIAILNIMPTKITTETQLLRLLGNTPLQVEIVLLHPASHMSKNTPEEHLETFYKTFDEIQGEHFDGLIITGAPVEQMPFEDVNYWEELERIMDWSKKNVYSTLHICWGAQAGLYYHYGVAKRDLPKKMFGVFEHTKIKEHVKLLRGFDDVFFVPHSRHTEITHEDVAKIDKLEILAESKEAGVYLVASKDGRHIFATGHSEYDPYTLKFEYERDVERDMDIEVPKNYFPGDDPTKEPIVRWRGHGNLLFLNWLNYYVYQETPYDLTSIGK; from the coding sequence ATGCCAATCAGAATCCCTGACAATCTACCTGCGGTGGAAACCCTGAATAGTGAGAACATATTTGTCATGTCTGAGGACAGGGCATACCATCAGGATATAAGACCGCTTAAAATTGCAATTTTAAATATAATGCCGACTAAAATAACCACGGAGACGCAGCTGCTCAGACTTCTTGGAAACACACCTCTTCAGGTGGAAATTGTACTGCTGCATCCCGCATCCCATATGTCAAAAAATACTCCTGAGGAACACCTTGAAACTTTTTATAAAACCTTTGACGAGATACAAGGAGAGCATTTTGACGGACTGATTATCACAGGAGCGCCTGTTGAACAAATGCCCTTTGAAGACGTAAATTACTGGGAAGAGCTTGAACGGATAATGGATTGGAGTAAGAAAAACGTATACTCTACACTGCACATATGCTGGGGCGCACAGGCAGGTCTGTATTATCACTACGGCGTAGCAAAACGTGATTTGCCTAAGAAAATGTTTGGTGTATTTGAACACACTAAAATAAAGGAGCATGTCAAACTACTCAGAGGCTTTGACGATGTGTTTTTTGTACCCCATTCCAGACATACGGAGATTACTCATGAGGATGTAGCAAAGATTGACAAACTGGAAATACTGGCTGAATCCAAAGAAGCAGGGGTATATCTGGTAGCATCAAAAGATGGACGTCACATATTTGCTACAGGACATTCTGAATATGATCCCTACACACTCAAATTTGAGTACGAGAGAGATGTAGAAAGGGATATGGATATAGAGGTTCCAAAAAACTACTTCCCCGGGGATGATCCAACAAAGGAGCCTATCGTAAGATGGCGAGGCCATGGAAACCTTTTATTTTTAAATTGGCTCAACTATTATGTATATCAGGAAACACCTTACGATTTAACTAGCATAGGAAAGTAA
- a CDS encoding O-acetylhomoserine aminocarboxypropyltransferase/cysteine synthase family protein: protein MSRKLSFDTLQVHAGQEVDPTTRSRAVPIYQTTSYVFKDSDNAADLFGLRESGNVYTRMMNPTTDVFEKRIAALEGGSGALAVASGSAAITYSVLNVAGVGDEIVAANTLYGGTYNLFAATFPRYGVKTTFVDPDNIQNFEDAITDKTKALYIESIGNPNANLIDIQAVADIAHKHGIPLIVDNTFGSPYLVRPIDFGADVVVHSATKFIGGHGTSIGGVIIDGGKFDYSAGDKFPGFTTPDASYHGVVFSQLGGVAFITKARVQLLRDTGAAISPFNSFLFIQGLETLSLRVERHVSNSKKIAEYLEKHSLVEKVNYPSLKGNKYFELAQKYFPKGSGSIFTFEIKGGLEAAKKFIDNLEIFSLLANVADAKSLVIHPASTTHSQLSEDELLKSGITPGTIRLSIGIEDSDDLIYDIEQALEKSR, encoded by the coding sequence ATGAGCAGAAAACTCAGTTTTGACACATTACAGGTTCACGCAGGACAGGAAGTAGATCCGACCACAAGGTCAAGGGCAGTGCCTATATACCAGACAACATCCTATGTATTCAAAGATTCAGATAATGCAGCAGATTTATTCGGATTAAGGGAATCCGGTAATGTTTACACAAGAATGATGAACCCTACAACCGACGTATTTGAAAAAAGGATTGCAGCACTTGAAGGCGGTAGCGGGGCACTTGCGGTTGCATCAGGATCAGCGGCAATAACATATTCTGTATTAAATGTTGCCGGAGTCGGAGACGAGATAGTAGCTGCCAACACCCTGTATGGAGGAACTTATAACCTTTTTGCGGCAACCTTTCCAAGATATGGAGTAAAAACAACCTTTGTAGATCCTGATAACATCCAGAACTTTGAAGACGCTATTACTGACAAAACAAAAGCACTATACATTGAATCAATAGGTAACCCAAATGCAAATCTAATTGATATTCAAGCTGTAGCAGACATTGCACATAAGCATGGTATCCCCCTTATAGTTGATAACACCTTTGGCTCACCATATCTGGTAAGGCCTATAGATTTCGGAGCAGACGTAGTTGTACATTCTGCAACAAAATTCATAGGAGGACACGGAACTTCTATTGGTGGAGTAATCATTGACGGAGGTAAATTTGACTATTCTGCTGGAGATAAATTCCCCGGTTTTACAACACCTGATGCAAGCTACCACGGGGTTGTATTCAGTCAGTTAGGCGGGGTGGCATTTATAACAAAAGCCAGAGTTCAGCTGCTTAGAGACACAGGCGCAGCTATCAGCCCCTTTAATTCCTTCTTATTTATACAGGGACTGGAGACACTATCTCTAAGGGTGGAAAGACATGTAAGCAATTCTAAAAAGATAGCGGAATATCTTGAAAAACACTCCTTGGTGGAGAAAGTAAATTACCCAAGCCTGAAAGGAAATAAATACTTTGAACTCGCACAAAAATATTTTCCAAAGGGTTCAGGATCAATATTTACTTTTGAAATAAAAGGAGGCCTTGAAGCTGCAAAGAAATTTATAGACAACTTGGAAATATTCTCATTACTTGCAAATGTCGCAGATGCTAAATCTCTGGTAATACATCCTGCAAGCACTACTCATTCCCAGCTTTCGGAAGATGAACTTTTAAAATCAGGAATAACGCCCGGAACAATTAGACTTTCTATAGGTATTGAAGATTCGGATGATCTTATATATGACATAGAACAGGCACTTGAGAAGAGCAGGTAA
- a CDS encoding endospore germination permease, whose translation MGREQISDKEAIITLIIFIIGSTMIIGTGGDAQNDAWISGVLGTVFFIPLLFIFSRLLALFPGKDLFEIFSILFGKIAGKILSAIYIWYTFHLGALVLRNFGEFIKVVALPETPMFISLFCLGLVCIAAVYLGVEVMSRTASIFVPLIIFIVVVVLILGIPQLHLNYIKPVLGNGLAPVMRGSFISFSFPMAETVVFLFIFNSLQTKKSPKKVYLWGTFIASFMIIIVTMRNIAVLGNLAGSFYFPSYEAVSRIRVGDFLQGVEVTVSFVFIIGIFVKTSVCLLGACKGISQMFNLKDYKSIVIQIGLLMIYFSYFVYHNIIEMNYWVLKVYPYYAFPMQVIIPVITWIIAEIKQSRQPLANK comes from the coding sequence ATGGGAAGAGAGCAAATATCAGATAAAGAAGCAATAATCACGCTAATTATATTTATTATCGGCAGCACTATGATTATAGGAACAGGTGGAGATGCTCAAAATGATGCATGGATTTCGGGCGTATTAGGAACTGTATTCTTTATTCCGCTTCTTTTTATATTTTCAAGATTGTTGGCACTTTTTCCGGGAAAGGATTTGTTTGAAATTTTCAGTATTTTATTTGGAAAAATAGCTGGTAAAATTTTATCCGCCATATACATATGGTACACCTTTCATCTGGGAGCACTTGTACTGCGGAATTTTGGGGAGTTCATCAAAGTAGTAGCTTTGCCTGAAACCCCTATGTTTATTTCCTTGTTTTGTCTGGGACTGGTGTGTATAGCTGCAGTTTATCTTGGGGTTGAGGTTATGAGCAGGACTGCATCTATTTTTGTACCGTTGATTATTTTTATTGTAGTGGTTGTATTGATATTAGGAATACCCCAGCTTCACCTAAATTACATTAAACCTGTTCTCGGGAATGGATTGGCCCCGGTGATGAGAGGATCGTTTATAAGTTTTTCCTTTCCCATGGCTGAGACTGTCGTCTTCCTTTTCATTTTTAATTCTCTTCAGACCAAAAAATCACCAAAAAAGGTTTACTTATGGGGAACCTTTATTGCATCATTTATGATTATCATAGTAACAATGAGGAATATCGCAGTACTAGGGAATCTGGCAGGCAGCTTCTATTTTCCTTCTTATGAAGCTGTCAGCAGAATCAGGGTTGGTGATTTTTTACAAGGGGTGGAGGTTACGGTATCCTTTGTATTCATAATAGGCATTTTTGTGAAAACTTCAGTATGTTTATTGGGAGCTTGTAAAGGAATCAGTCAAATGTTCAACTTAAAGGATTACAAGTCAATTGTTATTCAAATAGGACTACTGATGATTTATTTTTCATATTTTGTTTATCACAATATAATTGAAATGAATTACTGGGTCCTCAAAGTTTATCCGTACTATGCATTCCCAATGCAGGTGATAATACCGGTTATTACTTGGATTATTGCGGAGATAAAACAATCGAGACAACCTCTTGCTAATAAGTGA